From Synoicihabitans lomoniglobus, the proteins below share one genomic window:
- a CDS encoding TMEM175 family protein: MFRWRGAGVSRLEGFADAVFAFTLTLLVVALEVPRNYDDLMKVFQDFPAFVATFAMVMWFWTTHYIFFRRYGLEDIWTRFYNAAILLCVVFLAYPLKFIFTSAFAAMFGIGAESNGIQTMAELSQLYIVYGAGLATVCFAYLLLYLHAYRLRKALHLNETEIIITQGSISRILINIAVCLVSIVLAQQERHVVLPGIIYCSLGPLVGINGWWHGTRAVKAFDAGRSRHGKPSTAA; encoded by the coding sequence ATGTTTCGGTGGCGAGGCGCCGGGGTGTCACGATTGGAGGGCTTCGCGGATGCCGTTTTTGCCTTCACGCTGACCCTGCTCGTCGTCGCGTTGGAGGTGCCACGCAATTACGATGACCTCATGAAGGTCTTCCAGGACTTTCCGGCCTTCGTCGCAACCTTTGCCATGGTGATGTGGTTTTGGACCACGCACTACATTTTCTTCCGCCGCTACGGATTGGAGGACATTTGGACGCGATTCTACAACGCCGCCATTTTGCTCTGCGTGGTCTTCCTCGCGTATCCGTTGAAGTTTATCTTCACGAGTGCATTCGCGGCGATGTTCGGCATCGGTGCCGAATCCAATGGCATCCAAACCATGGCCGAGCTCAGCCAGCTCTACATCGTTTACGGTGCCGGACTCGCCACCGTCTGCTTTGCGTATCTGTTGCTCTACCTGCACGCCTATCGGCTGCGTAAAGCGCTTCATCTGAACGAGACCGAGATTATCATCACTCAAGGCTCGATCAGCCGTATCCTGATCAACATCGCCGTCTGCTTGGTTTCGATTGTCCTCGCTCAACAGGAACGCCACGTCGTGCTCCCCGGCATCATCTATTGCTCGCTTGGTCCTCTGGTCGGAATCAATGGCTGGTGGCATGGCACTCGCGCCGTGAAAGCCTTCGACGCCGGAAGATCCCGCCACGGCAAACCGTCAACCGCCGCCTAA
- a CDS encoding transposase has translation MIDGEWVLGGFGVVRQARIKVDAGKRAAVYHVMSRTVNGERLLDDVAKEVLRKQLWQVAEYCGVEVLTYALMSNHFHVLLRVPHRNQVSDAVLLRRYAVLYPKPTRYQTAQLDVITGQLRKNGPEAVKWRARQLALMGDVSQFMKLLKQRFSVWFNRSHNRFGTLWSERFKSVLVEGKGRALKTMAAYIDLNPVRAGLVDDPKDYRFCGYAEAVAGAKRAVPGVIAIMGGTRGRALAAYRELLFGKGSHPASNRGCLSAAEFQRVVKNKGQLPMASVLRCRIRHFSDGAVLGSQAFVQEHLVRYQINTGRRERTRPRHLPHIADWGDLTTLRGLRRQALG, from the coding sequence ATGATTGACGGGGAGTGGGTTTTGGGTGGGTTTGGGGTCGTGCGACAGGCGAGAATAAAGGTGGATGCGGGGAAGCGGGCGGCGGTTTATCATGTGATGTCGCGGACCGTGAATGGAGAACGGTTGTTGGATGACGTGGCCAAGGAGGTGCTGCGGAAGCAGCTTTGGCAGGTGGCGGAATATTGCGGCGTGGAGGTTCTGACGTATGCGCTGATGTCCAATCACTTCCATGTGCTGCTGCGCGTTCCTCATCGGAACCAGGTCTCTGATGCCGTTTTGCTCAGACGCTACGCGGTGTTGTATCCGAAGCCTACGCGTTATCAAACCGCACAACTTGACGTTATTACCGGTCAATTGCGGAAGAACGGCCCCGAGGCGGTTAAGTGGAGAGCGCGTCAATTGGCCCTGATGGGTGACGTTTCGCAGTTCATGAAACTGCTCAAACAACGATTTTCCGTCTGGTTTAATCGCAGCCATAATCGCTTCGGCACCCTGTGGTCCGAACGCTTCAAAAGCGTGCTGGTAGAGGGAAAGGGGAGAGCCCTTAAAACCATGGCCGCTTACATCGATTTGAATCCAGTGCGCGCAGGCTTGGTGGATGACCCCAAGGACTACCGGTTTTGCGGTTATGCTGAGGCCGTGGCCGGAGCAAAGCGGGCGGTGCCGGGGGTGATTGCGATCATGGGCGGCACTCGCGGCAGGGCCTTGGCCGCCTATCGGGAACTATTGTTCGGCAAGGGATCCCATCCCGCATCGAACCGCGGATGTTTATCGGCGGCAGAGTTTCAACGGGTGGTGAAAAACAAAGGCCAATTGCCGATGGCGAGCGTGCTCAGATGCCGGATACGTCACTTCAGCGACGGCGCAGTATTGGGATCGCAGGCGTTCGTGCAGGAACATTTGGTGCGGTATCAGATAAACACCGGGCGGCGCGAGCGCACGCGACCGCGACACTTACCACACATCGCCGATTGGGGGGATTTGACGACGTTGCGAGGTTTGCGACGTCAGGCACTGGGTTAG
- a CDS encoding substrate-binding domain-containing protein — MLSIETEHWHGVLQGLAEGFRRSPQVQVIKIARPAKFEPVKLRRLQLDGLITRLASREDEVALLKLGVPVVNVSGRTEGKGLTNIINDDERVGELAARFFVRRGFERLGFCGVDRHRSSRLRGRGYRRAGKAAGATTEMLVLPEMPEGDAPSARAVARIATWLKPQQRPVGVFCFNDAVARAVAEACADIGANIPADVAVLGVDNDDIQLGFSSVALSSIELNRRRIGYEAARRLLAEIENPDLPVETVRVPPLKIVARGSTDKLAVNDEVVAAALDYIGDRLANTIYVEEVARSVGVSRRSLEMRFRAALQTSVYAEVQRQQLERAEVLLQENPKMTIAEVAYACGFQDARHLSIVCRRKLGRPPGSLRIGN, encoded by the coding sequence ATGCTCTCGATTGAAACGGAGCACTGGCACGGGGTGTTGCAAGGGCTGGCGGAAGGCTTTCGGCGGTCGCCGCAAGTGCAGGTGATCAAGATCGCACGGCCGGCGAAGTTTGAGCCCGTGAAGCTGCGCCGCCTGCAGCTCGACGGACTCATCACCCGTTTGGCGTCGCGGGAAGACGAGGTGGCGTTGCTGAAGTTGGGCGTTCCGGTGGTCAATGTATCCGGGCGCACGGAAGGGAAGGGGTTGACCAATATCATCAACGATGACGAACGCGTGGGGGAGTTGGCGGCCCGTTTTTTCGTGCGACGCGGATTTGAGCGACTTGGTTTTTGTGGTGTGGATCGGCACCGGTCGTCTCGATTGCGCGGCAGGGGCTATCGGCGTGCGGGCAAAGCGGCGGGGGCGACGACCGAAATGTTGGTATTGCCGGAAATGCCGGAAGGTGACGCCCCATCGGCTCGGGCGGTGGCTCGGATCGCGACATGGTTGAAACCACAGCAACGTCCGGTGGGGGTGTTTTGTTTCAACGACGCCGTGGCTCGTGCGGTGGCGGAAGCATGCGCGGACATTGGGGCGAACATCCCGGCGGATGTCGCGGTATTGGGCGTGGACAATGACGACATCCAACTGGGCTTTTCATCGGTGGCGCTGTCCAGTATCGAACTCAACCGTCGACGCATCGGTTACGAAGCCGCCCGGCGGTTATTGGCCGAAATAGAGAATCCGGACCTCCCCGTTGAGACGGTTCGGGTGCCTCCGCTTAAAATTGTCGCACGGGGCTCCACGGACAAGTTGGCGGTGAATGACGAAGTCGTGGCGGCGGCGCTCGACTACATTGGAGACCGACTCGCGAACACCATATATGTGGAGGAAGTCGCCCGGTCGGTGGGGGTTTCCCGGCGATCACTTGAAATGCGTTTCCGGGCGGCATTGCAGACCTCGGTGTATGCCGAAGTGCAAAGGCAACAACTCGAACGAGCGGAAGTGCTACTGCAGGAGAACCCCAAAATGACGATCGCCGAAGTCGCCTACGCCTGTGGATTCCAGGACGCCCGCCACCTCAGCATAGTTTGCCGCCGCAAACTAGGCCGCCCCCCCGGCTCACTACGCATCGGCAACTAA